The proteins below are encoded in one region of Aeromonas veronii:
- the pepT gene encoding peptidase T: MDTLLERFLRYLTFHTRSDATNPVCPSSEGQRIFARALQEELQQLGLSQVILDDNGYLTACLPGNQPAAPAIGLIAHMDTADYEAEFVVPQIVENYQGGDICLGKGDEVLAIHQYRFLKNYLGQDLITTDGTTLLGADDKAGIAEILTAVEHLQNHPEIPRGDLWLGFTPDEEIGRGADLFPLDRFPAKWAYTVDGGELGELEYENFNAASATVRFIGNNVHPGTAKGGMINSQTLAARFHADMPAAQTPECTEGYEGFFHLAQMSGTVEESRLHYIIRDFDDDSFAARKAQLKERVASLQLDNPKARIELTLTDSYRNMRSQIEPHMHIVALAKAAMEAADVAPKIKPIRGGTDGARLSFMGLPCPNLFTGGHNFHGKHEFIPLQSMEKAVTTLVELVRLTAAWRG, translated from the coding sequence ATGGATACCCTGCTTGAGCGTTTTCTCCGCTATCTGACTTTCCATACCCGCTCCGATGCGACCAATCCCGTCTGCCCAAGCAGCGAGGGACAGCGTATCTTCGCCCGCGCCCTGCAAGAAGAGCTGCAGCAGCTCGGCTTGAGTCAGGTGATCCTGGATGACAACGGCTACCTCACCGCCTGCCTGCCGGGCAACCAGCCAGCGGCACCGGCGATCGGACTGATTGCCCACATGGACACCGCCGACTACGAGGCCGAGTTCGTGGTGCCCCAGATCGTCGAGAACTATCAGGGGGGGGATATCTGCCTCGGCAAGGGGGACGAGGTGCTGGCCATCCACCAATATCGCTTCCTGAAGAACTACCTCGGCCAGGATCTCATCACCACGGACGGCACGACCCTGCTCGGCGCCGACGACAAGGCGGGGATCGCCGAGATCCTCACCGCCGTCGAACACCTGCAGAATCACCCCGAGATCCCCCGCGGCGATCTCTGGCTCGGTTTCACCCCGGACGAGGAGATAGGCCGGGGGGCCGACTTGTTCCCGCTGGATCGCTTCCCGGCCAAGTGGGCCTATACGGTCGACGGCGGGGAGCTCGGCGAGCTGGAGTACGAGAACTTCAACGCCGCCAGCGCCACGGTGCGCTTTATCGGCAACAACGTGCACCCGGGCACCGCCAAGGGGGGCATGATCAACAGCCAGACCCTGGCCGCCCGTTTCCACGCCGACATGCCCGCCGCCCAGACCCCGGAGTGCACGGAAGGCTACGAGGGCTTCTTCCACCTGGCCCAGATGAGCGGCACCGTGGAAGAGAGCCGCCTGCACTACATCATTCGCGACTTTGACGACGACAGCTTCGCCGCCCGCAAGGCACAGCTCAAGGAGCGGGTCGCCTCCTTGCAACTGGACAACCCCAAGGCGCGCATCGAGCTCACCCTCACCGACAGCTATCGCAACATGCGCAGCCAGATTGAGCCGCACATGCACATAGTGGCGCTGGCCAAAGCCGCCATGGAGGCCGCCGACGTGGCACCCAAGATCAAACCCATTCGCGGCGGTACCGACGGCGCCCGCCTCTCCTTCATGGGTCTGCCCTGCCCAAACCTCTTCACCGGGGGTCACAACTTCCACGGCAAGCACGAGTTCATCCCGCTGCAATCCATGGAGAAAGCGGTCACCACCCTGGTGGAACTGGTGCGCCTCACCGCCGCCTGGCGCGGTTGA
- the speA gene encoding biosynthetic arginine decarboxylase has translation MTNWSSKDSLKVYNVPYWGAGFFNINDAGHVTVSPDKSRPEAQIVLSDAIEQLRQSGLTTPVLLRFPDILKSRVDALFNAFGQAIEKSAYEGDYLCVYPIKVNQQRRVIETISQSYSDKPRLGLEAGSKPELLAVLSHHHEQGSVIVCNGYKDREYIRHALLGNLMGHKVYIVVEKPSELEMVLDESARLNIKPNIGVRAKLASTGSGMWESSGGSMSKFGLSASQILALVERLRGLGKLDCLQLLHFHLGSQIANIRDIQGGIRECGRFYAELRRLGVPIDVVDVGGGLGVDYEGTRSQSHCSANYSLSEYANNVVWGIGDVCREFDLPHPTIISESGRALTAHHAVLVTDIIGAEGVEVNDISEPGDDAPTILQNMWKGWLDLRTEDPSLLEIYHDSVADLGDVNAQYTMGLLNLEQRAWAEMLHQNTCLALKELLNPVNRNHRALADELNEKLADKCFANFSLFQSLPDAWGIGQVFPVMPLAGLERPLSRRGILMDITCDSDGQVEHYVDGLGVEKTLPMPEYGANEVCHVGFFLVGAYQEILGDLHNLFGDTHCAEVWLDEEGKMDIRNVVRGDTVDQLLRYVNIDPSVIRENYQRIASHPALDDATRKALLDELELGLQGYAYLEEE, from the coding sequence ATGACTAACTGGTCCAGCAAGGACTCCTTGAAGGTCTACAACGTTCCCTACTGGGGAGCGGGTTTTTTCAATATCAATGACGCCGGTCATGTGACCGTCTCCCCCGACAAGTCTCGTCCCGAGGCGCAGATCGTGCTGTCCGATGCCATCGAACAGCTGCGCCAGTCCGGGCTGACCACCCCGGTACTGCTGCGCTTCCCCGACATCCTCAAGAGCCGGGTCGATGCGCTGTTCAACGCCTTCGGTCAGGCCATCGAGAAGTCCGCCTATGAAGGGGACTACCTGTGCGTTTACCCCATCAAGGTGAACCAGCAGCGCCGCGTCATCGAGACCATCAGTCAGTCCTACAGCGACAAGCCGAGGCTTGGGCTGGAAGCGGGCTCCAAGCCGGAGCTGTTGGCCGTGCTGTCCCATCACCATGAGCAAGGCTCGGTGATCGTCTGTAACGGCTACAAGGACCGTGAATACATCCGCCACGCCCTTCTGGGCAACCTGATGGGCCACAAGGTCTACATCGTGGTGGAAAAACCCTCCGAGCTGGAAATGGTGCTGGACGAGTCAGCTCGCCTCAACATCAAGCCCAACATCGGGGTGCGCGCCAAGCTGGCTTCCACCGGCTCCGGCATGTGGGAATCGAGCGGTGGCTCCATGTCCAAGTTCGGTCTCTCCGCCTCCCAGATCCTGGCGCTGGTTGAGCGTCTGCGCGGCCTTGGCAAGCTGGACTGCCTGCAACTGCTGCATTTCCATCTGGGTTCCCAGATCGCCAACATCCGCGACATTCAGGGCGGTATCCGCGAGTGCGGCCGTTTCTACGCCGAGCTGCGTCGCCTGGGCGTGCCCATCGATGTGGTCGATGTGGGCGGCGGCCTGGGGGTGGACTACGAGGGTACCCGCTCCCAGAGCCACTGCTCCGCGAACTACAGCCTGTCCGAGTACGCCAACAACGTGGTCTGGGGCATCGGCGATGTGTGCCGTGAGTTCGACCTGCCGCACCCGACCATCATCAGCGAGTCCGGCCGCGCCCTGACCGCTCACCACGCCGTGCTGGTCACCGATATCATCGGGGCCGAAGGGGTTGAGGTGAACGACATCAGCGAACCGGGCGACGACGCTCCCACCATCCTGCAGAACATGTGGAAGGGATGGCTGGACCTGCGCACCGAGGATCCCTCCCTGCTCGAGATCTACCACGACTCCGTGGCTGACCTTGGGGACGTGAACGCTCAGTACACCATGGGCCTTCTGAACCTCGAACAGCGTGCCTGGGCCGAGATGCTGCACCAGAACACCTGTCTGGCGCTCAAAGAGCTGCTCAACCCGGTCAACCGCAACCACCGCGCCCTGGCGGACGAGTTGAACGAGAAGCTGGCGGACAAGTGCTTCGCGAACTTCTCCCTGTTCCAGTCCCTGCCCGATGCCTGGGGCATTGGCCAGGTGTTCCCGGTGATGCCCCTTGCCGGCCTCGAGCGTCCGCTCAGCCGTCGCGGCATCCTGATGGACATCACCTGTGACTCCGACGGTCAGGTGGAACACTACGTCGATGGCCTCGGTGTCGAGAAGACGCTGCCGATGCCGGAGTACGGCGCCAACGAAGTGTGCCACGTCGGCTTCTTCCTGGTGGGGGCCTATCAGGAGATCCTCGGCGATCTGCACAACCTGTTTGGCGATACCCACTGCGCGGAAGTGTGGCTGGACGAAGAGGGCAAGATGGACATCCGCAACGTGGTGCGCGGCGACACCGTCGACCAGCTGCTGCGTTACGTCAACATCGACCCCTCCGTCATCCGCGAGAACTACCAGCGGATCGCCTCCCACCCGGCGCTGGACGATGCGACCCGCAAGGCCCTGCTCGACGAGCTGGAGCTGGGTCTGCAAGGCTACGCCTATCTGGAAGAGGAATAA
- a CDS encoding histidine phosphatase family protein, which yields MSRIIYLLRHGQTRYNAEQRLQGRCNSALTVKGEAQAIAMGDRLREILDEPEQWTLYASPLGRARQTAEFVCQQLGLDSERIVWDERLVELGMGEWESCRVPDLLEDHPTLDISQPDWYLRAPAGESAGSIQRRAQSWLMDPAIAERAIVVSHGLLGAMLRGAYADLDYATTWSQELPQDAFFKLSGGRIERIPC from the coding sequence ATGTCTCGCATCATCTATCTGCTGCGCCACGGCCAGACCCGCTACAACGCCGAACAACGTTTGCAGGGGCGCTGCAACTCGGCGCTGACCGTCAAGGGAGAGGCCCAGGCCATCGCCATGGGGGATCGCCTGCGCGAGATTCTGGATGAGCCTGAGCAATGGACGCTCTACGCCAGCCCCCTTGGCCGTGCTCGTCAGACGGCTGAATTCGTCTGCCAGCAGCTGGGGCTGGACAGCGAGCGCATCGTCTGGGACGAGCGGTTGGTGGAGCTCGGCATGGGGGAGTGGGAGAGTTGCCGGGTGCCGGATCTGCTTGAAGATCACCCCACACTGGATATCAGCCAGCCGGACTGGTATCTGCGGGCCCCGGCGGGGGAGAGCGCCGGGAGCATTCAACGCCGGGCCCAGAGCTGGTTGATGGACCCGGCCATCGCCGAGCGTGCCATCGTGGTCTCCCACGGCCTGCTCGGCGCCATGCTGCGCGGTGCTTACGCCGATCTCGACTACGCCACCACCTGGTCACAAGAGTTGCCTCAGGATGCATTCTTCAAGCTAAGTGGTGGCCGTATCGAGCGGATCCCGTGCTAA
- a CDS encoding NUDIX domain-containing protein — protein MSVATRVRVESVDVLSDDWYLLKKTTFSFLRSDGRWQRQSRETYDRGNGATILLYEPARRTVILISQFRYPAFVNGHDDLLIEAPAGLLDAADPETRIRAEAEEETGIRVREVRQIFDAFMSPGSVTERLHFFVGEYRESDQISRGGGNEAEGEDIAVLEVDIDAALAMIETGKIRDGKTIMLLQYAALHLFR, from the coding sequence ATGAGTGTTGCAACGCGTGTGCGGGTGGAGAGTGTCGATGTGCTCTCCGACGACTGGTATCTGCTCAAGAAGACCACCTTCTCCTTCCTGCGAAGTGACGGCCGCTGGCAGCGCCAATCCCGTGAGACCTACGACAGGGGGAACGGGGCGACCATACTGCTCTATGAGCCCGCGCGGCGCACCGTCATCCTCATCAGCCAGTTCCGCTACCCCGCCTTCGTCAATGGCCACGACGACTTGCTCATTGAAGCACCCGCCGGACTGCTCGATGCGGCCGATCCCGAGACCCGCATTCGTGCCGAGGCCGAAGAGGAGACCGGCATCCGTGTACGGGAGGTACGCCAGATCTTCGATGCCTTTATGAGTCCGGGTTCGGTGACGGAGCGGCTGCACTTCTTCGTGGGAGAGTACAGGGAGAGCGATCAGATCTCCCGGGGGGGTGGCAACGAGGCGGAGGGGGAAGACATCGCTGTGCTGGAGGTGGATATCGATGCGGCGCTCGCCATGATAGAGACGGGGAAGATCCGGGATGGCAAGACCATCATGCTGCTGCAATATGCCGCCCTGCACCTGTTTCGATAA
- a CDS encoding DeoR/GlpR family DNA-binding transcription regulator: MLTSERKALILNVLKRDGRVIAKALSQQFDVSDDTIRRDLRELAGEGLLLRVHGGAMPASSAIVDFGAREQLGSAVKARLGKVGAGLVQPGQIVFIDGGTTNVQLAQQLPHSLNATIVTHSPSIAVALAHHPHIEVELIGGRLFKHSLVAVGALSAAAISEVRADLCFMGATGIHPQLGITTGDREEATIKRLMAEQSAEVIMLAGHEKLGAVSPYRIMALANLGTLITEGTLGAEPRGWLDEAGVTLMEA, translated from the coding sequence ATGCTGACATCAGAGCGCAAGGCATTGATCTTGAATGTATTGAAGCGTGATGGACGCGTCATTGCCAAGGCGCTCAGCCAGCAGTTTGATGTCTCTGACGACACCATACGGCGAGATTTGCGGGAACTTGCCGGTGAAGGACTGTTGCTGCGCGTCCATGGGGGGGCCATGCCCGCCTCCTCTGCCATCGTCGATTTCGGAGCCCGTGAACAGCTGGGGTCCGCCGTCAAGGCGAGGCTGGGGAAGGTGGGGGCCGGGCTGGTTCAGCCAGGCCAGATTGTGTTTATCGACGGGGGGACGACCAATGTGCAGTTGGCGCAACAGCTGCCCCATTCATTGAACGCCACCATAGTGACCCATAGCCCCAGCATCGCGGTGGCGCTGGCTCACCATCCCCACATCGAGGTGGAGCTGATTGGCGGGCGTCTGTTCAAACACTCCCTGGTGGCCGTGGGCGCCCTGAGCGCGGCGGCCATCTCGGAGGTACGCGCAGATCTGTGTTTCATGGGGGCGACCGGCATCCACCCACAGCTTGGGATCACCACGGGGGACAGGGAAGAGGCGACCATCAAGCGTTTGATGGCCGAACAGTCGGCGGAGGTCATCATGTTGGCCGGGCACGAGAAGCTGGGGGCCGTGTCACCCTATCGGATCATGGCGCTTGCCAATTTGGGGACCCTGATCACCGAGGGGACGCTCGGGGCAGAGCCCCGAGGCTGGCTCGATGAGGCGGGCGTGACCCTGATGGAGGCCTGA
- a CDS encoding putative bifunctional diguanylate cyclase/phosphodiesterase, which produces MTATHTMLDSSYSQDLVFFSILVAVLASYTALNMTSRVSQSKGRAAVLWLAGGAFAMGLGIWSMHFIGMLAFELPIALGYDLALTGLSLVAAIVSSAFALWLVSRPQLPWRHIAIGALLMGAGIASMHYIGMAAMKIMPGIHYHSGLVILSILIAVLASGAALWIAFRLRDSHQRAFFRKALASLVMGSAIIGMHYTGMAAAEFPEHSLCGALYTGLNTQWLATVVIIVTLAVFAIALVLSMLDAHAARLSASLHQAHDELLKLALHDSLTQLPNRLLFADRLEQRIQECRHSQRSFALLFLDLDGFKIINDAHGHHIGDQLLAQVAQRIKALLGANDNASRFGGDEFVLTLAPGDLAQSTEFAERLLASLAEPYAWEHHSLRVTASIGIAVYPQDGTSLHELTLNADAAMYHAKKRGRNDYYYFDSAMNANAHQQFLLQQELCHALARGEFSLLYQPKYDAREGKVIGAEALLRWHHPHHGAISPASFLPLAEKSRLIIAIGNWVLDEACRQMSQWRDAGHHDWSVAVNLSTIQLASTGLLEEVEACLHRHRLEARHLTLEITESTAMENAEESLVILNRLAQLGIGISIDDFGTGYSSLLYLKRFPACELKIDKGFVATLEQTSEDATIISAIIALGQALGMRIVAEGVETERQRALLTDLGCDTLQGYLLGKPMPAKQLLAHCTPLCQAPSPVAAH; this is translated from the coding sequence GTGACCGCGACCCACACCATGCTCGACAGCTCTTACAGCCAGGATCTGGTCTTCTTCTCCATTCTGGTGGCCGTGCTCGCCTCTTACACCGCCTTGAACATGACGAGTCGAGTGAGCCAAAGCAAGGGGCGCGCCGCCGTGCTCTGGCTGGCCGGTGGTGCCTTCGCCATGGGGCTCGGCATCTGGTCCATGCATTTTATCGGCATGCTCGCCTTCGAGCTGCCCATCGCCCTGGGTTACGATCTGGCGCTGACGGGGCTCTCTTTAGTGGCGGCCATCGTCTCGTCGGCCTTTGCGCTCTGGCTGGTGAGCAGGCCCCAGTTGCCCTGGCGCCACATCGCCATCGGTGCCCTCTTGATGGGAGCGGGCATTGCCAGCATGCACTACATCGGCATGGCAGCCATGAAGATCATGCCCGGTATTCATTACCACTCTGGCCTCGTCATCCTCTCCATCCTCATCGCCGTGCTCGCCTCCGGCGCCGCGCTCTGGATAGCCTTTCGCCTGCGCGACAGCCATCAGCGCGCCTTCTTTCGCAAGGCCCTGGCCTCGCTGGTGATGGGATCCGCCATCATCGGCATGCACTACACCGGCATGGCGGCCGCCGAGTTTCCAGAGCACAGCCTGTGCGGCGCCCTTTACACCGGGCTCAACACCCAGTGGCTGGCCACCGTGGTCATCATCGTCACTCTGGCAGTGTTTGCCATCGCCCTGGTGCTCTCCATGCTGGATGCCCACGCGGCGCGGCTCTCGGCCTCCCTGCACCAGGCCCACGACGAGTTGCTCAAGCTGGCACTGCACGACAGTCTGACCCAGCTCCCCAACCGCCTGCTGTTTGCCGATCGGCTGGAGCAGCGCATTCAGGAGTGCCGGCACAGCCAGCGCAGTTTTGCACTGCTGTTTCTCGATCTGGATGGCTTCAAGATCATCAACGATGCCCATGGTCACCACATCGGGGATCAACTGCTGGCGCAGGTCGCGCAGCGGATAAAAGCCTTGCTCGGCGCCAACGATAACGCCTCCCGCTTCGGCGGTGATGAGTTTGTGCTGACCCTGGCACCGGGGGATCTGGCGCAGAGCACCGAGTTTGCCGAGCGGTTATTGGCGAGCCTGGCCGAGCCCTATGCGTGGGAACATCACAGCCTGCGCGTCACCGCCAGCATCGGCATCGCCGTCTATCCCCAGGATGGCACCAGCCTGCATGAGCTGACCCTCAACGCCGACGCCGCCATGTACCATGCCAAGAAGCGGGGGCGCAACGACTACTACTACTTCGACAGCGCCATGAACGCCAACGCCCACCAGCAGTTTTTACTGCAACAGGAGCTGTGCCATGCGCTGGCGCGAGGGGAGTTCTCCTTGCTCTACCAGCCCAAATATGACGCGCGCGAGGGCAAGGTGATCGGGGCTGAGGCGCTGCTGCGCTGGCACCATCCCCATCATGGTGCCATCTCCCCCGCCAGCTTCCTGCCGCTGGCGGAGAAGAGTCGGCTCATCATCGCCATCGGCAACTGGGTGCTCGACGAAGCCTGCCGCCAGATGAGCCAATGGCGCGATGCGGGCCATCATGACTGGAGCGTGGCGGTCAATCTCTCTACCATTCAGCTCGCCAGCACCGGTCTGCTGGAGGAAGTAGAGGCCTGCCTGCACCGCCATCGGCTGGAGGCTCGCCACCTGACGTTGGAGATCACCGAATCCACCGCCATGGAGAATGCCGAGGAGAGCCTTGTCATCCTCAACCGTCTGGCCCAGCTGGGCATTGGCATCTCCATCGATGACTTCGGCACCGGCTACTCCAGTCTGCTCTACCTCAAGCGCTTCCCGGCCTGCGAGCTCAAGATAGACAAGGGCTTCGTCGCCACCCTGGAGCAGACCAGTGAAGATGCCACCATCATCAGCGCCATCATCGCCCTGGGTCAGGCGCTGGGGATGCGTATCGTGGCAGAAGGGGTGGAGACGGAGCGCCAGCGCGCCCTGTTGACTGACCTCGGCTGCGATACCCTGCAAGGCTATCTGCTCGGCAAACCCATGCCAGCCAAGCAGTTGCTGGCCCACTGCACTCCCCTGTGCCAGGCCCCCAGTCCGGTTGCCGCCCATTAA
- a CDS encoding type II restriction endonuclease has protein sequence MFEQLADVFSSAAFKYLSVVDVNPKKSNQHEIGGLVEAGMGLELGMPDDGSKFNISTIMVYLNEGDGETLIVDDFVTWYDTRYKKRSPEWRLYYKSNDVTTRLRPGDFLLIARTWEGGLLMIFCPPGGEFELQLRTLFGARKVDALEKGLTRLTMDTELAVPVSLMLARYGINIGTIGQDYLTKILERFGDQFPTTRDFSTFSRKLSKEICPIKYPDEALIEWMEVEESAFRQLERHIVRKKLLAGFGEHGDDVDEFVQFSLSVQNRRKSRSGHAFENHIEFILKKSGVIFERGKITEKRQKPDFIFPNSSCYNDDLFSNEKLRILGAKTTCKDRWRQVLAEADRIERKHLITMEPAISENQIEQMQANNLQLVVPAVIQKTYSPDQTPWLMSFIEFINEIKETQI, from the coding sequence ATGTTTGAACAACTGGCGGACGTATTCTCATCTGCAGCATTTAAATATCTATCTGTAGTAGATGTAAACCCAAAAAAATCTAATCAACATGAAATTGGTGGGCTTGTTGAGGCCGGAATGGGTCTTGAGTTGGGGATGCCTGATGATGGAAGTAAATTCAATATTAGTACAATCATGGTGTACTTAAATGAGGGGGATGGGGAAACGCTAATCGTGGATGATTTTGTGACTTGGTATGATACACGTTACAAAAAACGGAGTCCAGAGTGGAGACTCTATTACAAATCGAATGATGTCACTACACGCCTAAGACCTGGAGATTTTTTACTGATAGCAAGAACTTGGGAAGGCGGTCTTTTGATGATTTTTTGCCCTCCCGGTGGTGAGTTTGAGTTGCAGCTCAGAACTTTGTTTGGGGCTCGTAAAGTTGACGCGCTAGAAAAAGGGTTAACCAGATTAACAATGGATACTGAATTGGCTGTACCAGTTAGTCTAATGTTGGCCCGTTACGGTATTAACATAGGTACCATCGGACAAGATTATCTTACGAAAATATTAGAGCGCTTTGGAGATCAATTCCCTACAACTCGTGACTTTTCAACCTTTTCCAGAAAACTTTCTAAAGAAATATGTCCGATTAAGTATCCTGATGAGGCTTTGATTGAATGGATGGAGGTTGAGGAGTCGGCGTTTAGGCAATTGGAAAGGCATATTGTCAGAAAAAAGCTTCTCGCCGGATTTGGAGAGCATGGTGATGATGTGGATGAATTTGTCCAATTCTCTTTGAGTGTGCAGAATCGCCGTAAGTCTCGTAGTGGTCACGCTTTTGAAAACCACATTGAATTTATTCTAAAGAAATCAGGTGTTATTTTTGAGCGAGGTAAAATAACAGAGAAGAGGCAAAAACCTGATTTTATATTTCCCAATTCTAGTTGTTATAATGATGATTTATTTTCCAATGAAAAATTGAGAATTCTGGGAGCAAAAACTACTTGTAAAGATAGATGGAGACAGGTATTAGCTGAAGCTGATAGAATAGAGCGTAAGCATCTTATTACTATGGAACCTGCTATTAGTGAAAATCAGATAGAACAAATGCAAGCCAACAATTTGCAACTTGTTGTGCCAGCAGTTATTCAGAAAACATATTCACCGGATCAGACCCCATGGTTGATGTCATTTATAGAATTCATTAATGAGATAAAAGAAACACAAATATAG
- a CDS encoding DNA cytosine methyltransferase has product MKHSTLPVYSTPEEDQAFYAQRQTEDRRLMERVLEIYDQKQIAEKLRVMGDGEWTRESLNRWLNGKIEQKPLTHAETKMLRELIPSPPKHHGHYEFKFIDLFAGIGGIRKGFEDIGGQCVFTSEWNEQAVRTYKANWYCDESHHKFNSDIREITMPDNDDRDSVYAHINKEIPDHDVLLAGFPCQPFSLAGVSKKNSLGRAHGFECEAQGTLFFDVARIIDAKKPTAFVLENVKNLKSHDKGNTFRVIKEALTELGYWVADLDINGSNDPKIIDGKHFIPQHRERIVLVGFRKDLNLHEGFTLKDVATLFPEQRITFADLLEPVEKVDPKYILTPKLWSYLYQYAKKHQAKGNGFGYGLVNPQNPTTVARTLSARYHKDGSEILIDRGWDMMLAEADFNNEQNQQNRPRRLTPRECARLMGFEQPGEYNFRIPVSDTQAYRQFGNSVVVPVFAAVAKLMKPYIMMAKK; this is encoded by the coding sequence ATGAAACACTCAACACTACCGGTTTACAGCACCCCTGAAGAAGATCAAGCATTTTATGCCCAACGCCAGACCGAAGATCGACGGTTGATGGAGAGAGTCCTCGAAATCTATGATCAAAAGCAAATTGCTGAAAAATTGCGCGTTATGGGCGATGGCGAATGGACTCGTGAATCGCTGAATCGCTGGCTGAATGGCAAGATAGAACAAAAGCCGTTGACCCATGCGGAAACCAAAATGCTAAGGGAGCTGATCCCCTCCCCTCCCAAGCATCACGGTCACTATGAGTTCAAGTTTATTGACCTGTTTGCCGGAATTGGTGGCATTCGTAAAGGTTTTGAAGACATTGGTGGTCAATGCGTCTTTACCAGTGAATGGAATGAACAAGCTGTCAGAACTTATAAGGCCAACTGGTACTGTGATGAGTCACATCACAAGTTCAACTCGGACATCCGTGAAATCACGATGCCAGACAATGACGATCGTGATTCTGTCTATGCCCATATAAATAAAGAAATCCCGGATCATGATGTACTGCTAGCCGGTTTCCCATGTCAGCCATTCTCCTTGGCAGGTGTTTCCAAAAAGAACTCCCTTGGCCGGGCTCACGGCTTTGAGTGCGAGGCTCAGGGAACACTATTCTTTGATGTGGCCCGTATTATCGATGCTAAAAAGCCAACTGCATTTGTGCTCGAAAACGTCAAAAATCTTAAAAGCCATGACAAGGGCAACACATTTCGAGTAATCAAGGAAGCATTGACGGAATTGGGTTATTGGGTTGCAGATCTCGATATTAATGGTTCAAATGACCCCAAAATAATTGATGGGAAGCATTTCATTCCTCAACACCGGGAACGTATTGTTCTCGTCGGTTTCAGAAAAGACTTGAATCTACATGAAGGTTTTACATTAAAAGATGTAGCCACATTATTTCCAGAACAAAGGATAACTTTCGCAGACTTACTTGAACCAGTTGAGAAAGTTGATCCTAAATATATTCTGACCCCCAAGCTATGGTCTTACTTGTACCAGTATGCAAAAAAACATCAGGCGAAAGGTAATGGCTTTGGTTATGGTCTAGTTAATCCCCAAAATCCAACCACTGTTGCCAGAACCCTATCGGCTCGCTACCACAAGGATGGTTCTGAGATCCTGATCGATCGCGGCTGGGATATGATGCTGGCAGAAGCAGACTTCAATAATGAACAAAACCAACAGAACCGACCACGTCGTCTGACCCCCAGAGAATGTGCAAGGCTTATGGGCTTTGAGCAACCTGGTGAGTACAATTTCAGGATACCTGTCTCGGATACACAGGCTTATCGCCAATTTGGTAACTCAGTTGTTGTTCCTGTATTCGCTGCTGTTGCAAAACTAATGAAGCCATATATTATGATGGCAAAAAAATAG
- a CDS encoding very short patch repair endonuclease produces the protein MSDIVTVEARSRFMAGIKSVNTKPEIQIRQLLYHAGFRYRLHDRRLPGTPDIWLPRWKAVIEVNGCFWHGHMCHLFKWPRSHVAFWRGKIETNQKRDRNNLHELTALGIKSLTVWECALKGKKRHDKERLAEVISWWLHESDCHGDISGGEELSLINMV, from the coding sequence ATGTCTGATATTGTGACTGTGGAAGCCAGAAGTCGATTCATGGCAGGCATCAAGAGTGTCAACACTAAGCCGGAGATACAGATCCGTCAGCTTCTGTACCATGCTGGTTTTCGTTATCGCCTTCATGATCGCCGCTTGCCTGGCACTCCCGATATTTGGTTACCACGTTGGAAAGCGGTGATAGAGGTAAATGGTTGCTTCTGGCATGGGCACATGTGCCATCTGTTCAAATGGCCACGTAGCCATGTGGCTTTCTGGAGGGGGAAGATTGAAACCAATCAGAAGCGAGATAGAAATAATCTTCATGAATTGACAGCCCTTGGAATCAAAAGCCTGACTGTTTGGGAGTGTGCTCTAAAGGGAAAAAAACGTCATGATAAAGAAAGACTGGCAGAGGTGATATCTTGGTGGTTGCATGAAAGCGACTGTCATGGGGATATTTCAGGGGGAGAGGAATTGAGTCTTATTAATATGGTGTGA
- a CDS encoding VOC family protein, whose amino-acid sequence MISHIDHLVLTVSNIDRSVAFYSSVLEMEAITFGAGRRALRFGNQKINLQLLGEEPRNRAQVGAGDICLITHWTLAQVMYQLGNHGVEIVEGPVTKSGACGPIESVYFLDPDQHLIEISRYL is encoded by the coding sequence ATGATCAGCCATATCGACCATCTGGTGTTGACGGTGAGCAACATAGATCGTTCGGTCGCGTTTTACAGTTCAGTGCTGGAAATGGAGGCCATCACCTTCGGGGCCGGGCGGCGGGCGCTGCGCTTTGGCAATCAGAAGATCAATCTGCAACTGCTGGGTGAGGAGCCACGCAACCGGGCCCAGGTGGGGGCGGGGGATATCTGTCTTATCACCCATTGGACGCTTGCGCAGGTGATGTATCAGCTCGGCAATCACGGAGTCGAGATAGTGGAGGGGCCCGTGACCAAGAGCGGTGCCTGCGGGCCCATCGAATCCGTCTATTTTCTGGATCCGGATCAGCATCTTATTGAGATAAGTCGTTATCTATAA